A window of the Phaseolus vulgaris cultivar G19833 chromosome 5, P. vulgaris v2.0, whole genome shotgun sequence genome harbors these coding sequences:
- the LOC137835686 gene encoding protein SENSITIVE TO PROTON RHIZOTOXICITY 2-like encodes MISRATSSFQNHQGLRMFSDPEDLVSPSVESASASHSSTLLFNLSILKDKVGEVQTLVGVILSPNESLPESTSMAISSMNSTIQEIIVTATSMMLTCQQMALTTTPSGTNDTNTCTNKLHQLNKLLPHSNFGTNRSVLGNIGIDISDHHQGLFSSTESEALDWFSESYNNNEDNSNIISKTKEDDPSVVVSENNMIISRGGEEHEPNEEWYNHRGLSPKNSDIIELDAADLLAKYTHYCQVCGKGFKRDANLRMHMRAHGDEYKTNAALSNPIKNMGKLEGESEILMSLKPKRYSCPQEGCRWNRKHAKFQPLKSMICAKNHYKRSHCPKMYVCKRCNQKQFSVLSDLRTHEKHCGDLKWQCSCGTSFSRKDKLMGHVALFVGHQPAITNIALSSYSAKLEQHTLQMQIDGSSR; translated from the coding sequence ATGATTTCAAGGGCCACATCTAGCTTCCAAAATCATCAAGGGCTTCGGATGTTCTCTGACCCAGAAGATTTGGTGTCACCCTCTGTGGAGTCTGCCTCAGCTTCACACTCCAGTACCCTCCTCTTCAATCTCTCTATTCTGAAGGACAAGGTTGGTGAGGTGCAGACCCTAGTAGGTGTTATTCTCTCCCCAAATGAAAGCCTACCCGAGTCAACTTCCATGGCCATATCCAGCATGAACTCCACAATCCAAGAAATCATAGTCACTGCCACATCAATGATGCTCACCTGCCAACAGATGGCTCTCACCACTACCCCTTCAGGTACTAATGATACTAATACATGCACCAACAAATTGCACCAGCTGAACAAGTTATTGCCTCACTCAAATTTTGGCACAAATAGAAGTGTGCTTGGTAACATAGGCATAGATATCAGTGACCATCATCAGGGTTTGTTTTCTAGCACTGAGTCAGAGGCACTGGACTGGTTTAGTGAAAGCTATAACAATAACGAGGATAATAGCAATATTATTAGTAAGACTAAGGAAGATGATCCAAGCGTTGTAGTTAGTGAAAACAATATGATTATTAGTAGAGGTGGAGAAGAACATGAACCTAACGAAGAGTGGTATAATCATAGAGGGCTTTCACCAAAGAATAGTGATATAATTGAATTGGATGCTGCGGATTTGTTGGCTAAGTACACGCACTATTGCCAAGTTTGTGGCAAAGGGTTCAAGCGTGATGCGAATTTGAGGATGCACATGAGGGCTCATGGGGATGAGTACAAGACCAATGCTGCATTAAGCAACCCAATTAAGAATATGGGGAAGTTAGAAGGGGAAAGCGAGATTTTGATGAGCCTGAAGCCAAAGAGATATTCGTGTCCTCAAGAAGGGTGTAGGTGGAACCGAAAGCATGCCAAGTTCCAGCCATTGAAGTCTATGATTTGTGCTAAGAATCATTACAAGAGAAGCCATTGCCCCAAAATGTATGTGTGCAAGAGATGCAACCAGAAGCAGTTCTCTGTGCTCTCTGATCTGAGGACACATGAGAAGCACTGTGGGGATCTCAAGTGGCAGTGCTCGTGTGGCACTTCGTTTTCTAGGAAAGACAAACTCATGGGCCATGTTGCTTTGTTCGTGGGGCACCAACCAGCTATCACCAATATTGCTCTCTCATCATACTCAGCAAAATTGGAGCAGCACACATTGCAAATGCAGATTGATGGTAGCTCAAGATGA